The genomic region AGCAAAAGTGACGAGATCGACGCTGAAATTCGCGAGAAATTTCTGACAGCTTACGAAGATGCGCGTGCCGACAAACTGGAGCAGTGGAAACAGCAACCGGAAAGCGCTCTGGCGCTCACCATTCTTTTTGATCAGTTTCCGCGCAATATGTTTCGCGGCTCTCCCCGCTCATTCGAAAGCGATGGGCTGGCCCGTGATGTGGCCGCACAGGCGCTCGACCATGATTTCGACCGGCAGCTATCGCCTGACCAGCGCCAGTTCTTCTATCTGCCCTTCATGCATAGCGAACATCTGAACGACCAGAAGCGCTGCGTCGATCTTTATGAAAAGCTTGGCGATGAGTTCTCGCTCGGCTTCGCCCGTCAGCATCACGACATCATTGAGCGCTTTGGCCGCTTCCCGCATCGCAACAAGGTGCTCGGGCGCGACACGACCCATGAGGAAGCTGAATTCCTCAAGGAGCATGCTGGCTTCTGATCTTCAGAGCAGCCGATA from Brucella intermedia LMG 3301 harbors:
- a CDS encoding DUF924 family protein, whose product is MAIEPKDVLDFWFSPRMRENWFSKSDEIDAEIREKFLTAYEDARADKLEQWKQQPESALALTILFDQFPRNMFRGSPRSFESDGLARDVAAQALDHDFDRQLSPDQRQFFYLPFMHSEHLNDQKRCVDLYEKLGDEFSLGFARQHHDIIERFGRFPHRNKVLGRDTTHEEAEFLKEHAGF